One Nostoc punctiforme PCC 73102 DNA window includes the following coding sequences:
- a CDS encoding DUF2237 family protein — protein sequence MIEAKNVIGGNLEACCTSPMTGFYRDGFCRTGGQDFGSHVVCAEVTVEFLEFTKLRGNDLSTPVPDFNFPGLKPGDRWCLCASRWQEALEAGVAPPVILSATHARALEVVSLDELRKNAVVSS from the coding sequence ATGATAGAAGCTAAAAATGTAATTGGTGGAAACCTAGAAGCCTGCTGTACTTCTCCCATGACTGGGTTTTACCGCGATGGTTTTTGTCGCACAGGTGGTCAGGATTTTGGGTCGCACGTCGTATGTGCCGAAGTGACCGTAGAATTCCTAGAGTTCACGAAATTGCGGGGGAACGACTTAAGCACACCTGTTCCTGATTTTAATTTTCCTGGATTGAAGCCTGGCGATCGCTGGTGTTTGTGTGCTTCTCGCTGGCAAGAAGCTCTCGAAGCAGGTGTTGCTCCACCTGTCATTCTCTCTGCAACCCATGCTAGAGCTTTGGAAGTGGTTTCTTTAGACGAACTGAGAAAGAATGCCGTAGTTTCCTCTTGA
- the psbA gene encoding photosystem II q(b) protein, which produces MTTTLQQRSSANVWDRFCEWITSTNNRIYIGWFGVVMIPTLLAATACFVIAFIAAPPVDIDGIREPVAGSLIYGNNIISGAVVPSSNAIGLHFYPIWEAASLDEWLYNGGPYQLVIFHFLIGVFCYLGREWELSYRLGMRPWIAIAYSAPVAAATAVFLVYPIGQGSFSDGMPLGISGTFNFMIVFQAEHNILMHPFHQLGVAGVFGGSLFSAMHGSLVTSSLVRETTETESLNYGYKFGQEEETYNIVAAHGYFGRLIFQYASFNNSRSLHFFLAAWPVIGIWFTALGVSTMAFNLNGFNFNQSIIDSEGRVIATWADVINRANLGMEVMHERNAHNFPLDLASAQSAPVALSAPAING; this is translated from the coding sequence ATGACAACAACCTTACAACAGCGCTCAAGCGCCAACGTATGGGATAGATTCTGTGAGTGGATCACCAGCACCAACAACCGGATTTACATCGGTTGGTTCGGCGTAGTCATGATCCCCACCTTACTAGCCGCAACTGCTTGCTTCGTAATCGCCTTCATCGCCGCACCTCCAGTAGACATTGATGGTATCCGCGAACCAGTAGCAGGTTCCTTGATTTACGGAAATAACATCATCTCCGGTGCAGTAGTACCTTCCTCCAACGCTATCGGCTTGCACTTCTACCCAATTTGGGAAGCAGCATCCTTAGATGAGTGGTTGTACAACGGTGGTCCTTACCAATTGGTAATTTTCCACTTCCTGATTGGCGTATTCTGCTACTTAGGTCGTGAATGGGAACTATCCTACCGCTTAGGTATGCGTCCTTGGATTGCGATCGCATATTCTGCTCCAGTAGCAGCAGCAACCGCAGTATTCTTGGTATACCCCATCGGACAAGGTTCGTTCTCTGATGGTATGCCTTTAGGAATCTCAGGAACATTCAACTTCATGATCGTGTTCCAAGCAGAACACAACATCTTGATGCACCCCTTCCACCAACTAGGTGTAGCTGGTGTATTCGGTGGAAGCTTGTTCTCTGCAATGCACGGAAGTCTAGTAACTTCTTCACTAGTTCGTGAAACCACCGAAACCGAGTCCCTTAACTACGGTTACAAATTCGGTCAAGAAGAAGAAACCTACAACATCGTTGCAGCTCACGGCTACTTCGGTCGTCTAATCTTCCAATACGCTTCTTTCAACAACAGCCGTTCACTGCACTTCTTCCTCGCAGCATGGCCTGTAATCGGCATCTGGTTCACCGCCTTGGGTGTAAGCACAATGGCGTTCAACTTGAACGGTTTCAACTTCAACCAATCAATCATTGACTCTGAAGGTCGTGTGATTGCAACTTGGGCGGATGTAATCAACCGCGCTAACCTCGGTATGGAAGTAATGCACGAGCGTAACGCTCACAACTTCCCTCTAGATTTGGCATCTGCACAATCTGCTCCTGTTGCTCTTTCTGCTCCTGCTATCAACGGTTAA